The Thermococcus sp. 4557 genomic sequence GAAGGGCGACTACCTCGACGTCGGGAGCTGGGCCCAGATGCTGACCGTCACGACGGCACTTGGTCTCGGTATAGACTACTCGACCTACTACCTCCACCGCTTCAAGGAGTACCTGGCGGAGGGCTACGACCACAACAGGGCGGCGAGTGAGGCGCTGAAGAGGGCAAAGGACGCGGTTTTAGCGAGTGCATCAACCGACATCATAGCCTTCGCGAGCTTCATCCTGGCCTGGGAGTTCCCGATATTCAAGACCATTGGCATGATAGCACCCCTGGCGGTCATCGTGGTCCTCCTCGCCAGCCTGACGTTCATTCCGGCGATAACCGTCCTCATAGGCGACAAGCCGATATTCTGGTGGCCGAGGCACATAAAGCACCACATCGAGAGTGTGGACCTCCACGAGAGGAGCAGAATCGCGGAGTGGGCCGTCAGGCACGCCAAGGTAGTTGTCCTCATAGCGCTCCTCGTGGCGGTTCCCGCGGCCTACAACTTCGTCAACTTCAACGGAACCCATGACATAAAGCTCTTCATCCCCAAGGACAGCGAGACCTACAACTTCCTCCAGCTCAGCGAGAACACGGTCGGTGCCGGAGTTACATCCCCGACCTACATCGTAATCGACCTCGGGCACCCGGTCGGCGACGGCGACCTCAGGACCATCAACGACCTCGCGGACAGGATTTCGAAGGTCTCGGGTGCGAAGTACGTTTACACCCTTACCCGGCCCTACGGAAAGCCCGTGAACGCGAGTGTGGACGAACTGAAGAGCCTTGGCGGAAACCGCTACATCTCTGAAGACGGTACCAAAGTGCTTATCCAGGTCACCGGAGAGTACGGGGCCACCGACGACCGCTCCAAGGACATGGTGAGGACGATAAGGGAGGTAGTGAAGGACGAGGAGGAGTCGGGAGCGATAAAGTCGGGAATGGTCGGCGGAAGCACCGCACTGGCGCTCGACCTCAGCGACCTCATCAACGACGTCTTCTGGCACAGACTCTTCCCGGTGGCGCTCCTGCTCATGTTCCTCTCACTGATACCGACGCTCAAGGGACTGCCCGCGGTAATAACCACCATAGGTACCATAGGCACCGGCGTGCTCCTCAGCATAACCGTCTCCAGCTGGCTCTTTGAGCGGGTCTTTGGCCAGCAGGTCATGTGGTTCCTGCCGATGCTCGTCTTCATAGTGCTCCTGGGAGTCGGCATTGACTACAACAGCTTCTACCTCGTCAAGGCCAGGGACGAGTTCGAGCGCAGGAGCGCGAAGGATGCACTGGTGGTCGCCGCGGGAACGATGGACACGCTGGTCGTCGGGCTTGCAGCGGTGCTCGCCGCCACATACGGCTCGCTGATGACGGGTGCAACGTGGGGAATAAGGGAGATAGGCTTTGCACTGGCAGTCGGAGTGTTGCTGACTGCCACGGCGGCGGTCTATCTGATAGGTCCGGCCACGATGGCCCTCTTCGGCGAGAAGGCCTGGTGGCCACTGCACAAGGGCGGAAAGAAGGACGAGAGGAAGTGAAGCCCCAACCCCCTTCTTTTTTCTTTCCATTCGGCAGACTTTTAAACGCTAAGCCAGAGCTTTTATCATGAACATCGCCGAGATGCTCGCCCTCATAGCGGTCGGCTACGTCCTCAAGAGGCTGGTTAAATCGGAGAGGCCCTTTGACTACCTCCGAATTATTGTGAACGACTTTCTCCTTGCGCTTTTCATCTTTGGGAACGTTGCGAGTAAGGATTTGAACTATCTGCTGGGCATCAAAACAGTCTTTCTCTACGTTTTTATCATCGTGGGACTAAGTCTCTCGACCTCCTACCTTTACGGGCGCTTTAAGCTCAAAAACGACCCCTGGGCCGGCGCGCTGATGGTTCTCTCGGTCTACCCCAACACGGCAGCGCTTGGTTTTCCCATAGCGAGCCTCTTCCTCGACGATATAACACCCGCGATACTATACTCCACGACCAACTCGATGATAGTCATCCCAATCGTCACCTTCATAGCGGCCCACTACTCCAGCGGCGGCGCGAGCGTTAAGGACAGCTTCATCAAGGCCCTCAAGTTCCCGCCGACGGTGGCGAACCTCTTCGCCCTTGCACTCGTCATAGGCGGCGTTCATCTTCCTGCCCAAATCCTTGAGCCGGTAAAAACCGTCGGCTGGCTCAGCATACCCCTGCTCATCATCTACTTCGGCTCCCGGATAACGCTGAGGAGTTTCGACTGGCGCAAGCTCGCTGAAGTTGGGGCCTTCAGGATAGCGATTCCATTCACCTTTGTTTTCCTCACCCTCCGGTGGGCGAGACCCGAGGTCTTCTACTCGATCCTCGTCGAGGCCTCGATGCCGCCGGCGATAGCGGCCAACGCGATTCTGGCCCAGTACCGCCTGAAGGCCGAGGAAGCGATAAGCGTCACCTTCGTGCTGACCCTGCTCGTCATAGGGCTCTTCATGGTTCTCAGCGCGCTGACGGGCTGAGACCGATGCCCTTTTTAACCCTTCGACCTTTCTTTTAACGGTGGTCACGATGGAAAGGATGATTGAGATTCTCAGGGAAATTTTAGAGATACCGTCCCCGACGGGCTACACTAAGGAAGTTCTCGCACACATCGAGAAGAAACTGAACGAGGCAGGGATAAAGACCCGCTACACCAATAAGGGAGCTCTTTTAGCCTACAACCATCCGGAGCCGGAGCTCGTCATAGCGGCCCACGTTGACACCCTCGGCGCGATGGTTACGGGAATCCTGCCGAACGGGCACCTGAGCTTCACGAGGGTAGGCGGCCTCCACCTTCCGGCCTTCGAGGGCGAGTACTGCACGATAATCACCCGCTCGGGGAAGAAGTACCGTGGAACGCTTCTCCTCAAGAACCCCAGCGTCCACGTCAACAAGGAGGCCGGAAAGAAGGAGCGCAAGGAGGAGAACATGTACATCCGCCTGGACGAGCTCGTCGAGAAGAAGGAAGATACAGAGAAGCTCGGCATAAGGCCCGGCGACTTCATAGCCTTCGATCCGAAGTTCGAGTACGTCAACGGCTTCGTTAAAGCTCACTTCCTCGACGACAAGGCGAGCGTCGCAGTGATGATCGACCTGATGCTTGATTTAGGTGCCAAGACCCTCGAAAAGCTCCCTGTGGCGTTCTTCTTCTCGCCCTACGAGGAGGTCGGGCACGGCGGTTCGGCAGGCTATCCAGGGAGCATAAAGGAGCTCCTCGTCGTTGACATGGGCGTCGTTGGAGAGGGCGTCGCGGGGAAGGAAACCGCGGTATCGATAGCGGCCAAGGACTCGAGCGGTCCGTACGACTACGAGATGACGACGAAACTCATCGAGCTGGCCGAGAAGCATGAGATTCCCCACGTCGTTGACGTATTCCCCTACTACGGCTCTGACGGTTCCGCCGCCCTCAGAGCCGGCTGGGACGTTAAGGTCGCCCTCATCGGCCAGGGAGTGCACGCGAGCCACGGCATGGAGAGAACGCACGTCAAGGGCATGCTCGCGACGAAGGACCTCATCAGGGTCTACATTGAGGAGAAGTGGAGGGTCTGATGCTTTCCCCATATTTTTAAACTCAGGGAAATGGGAAAGCCAACGGCTTCATCTTTTCCATCTCATCAGGATCATCAGTACCAGTATCAAAAGGCCCGCCAGGCCAATTGCATGTATGAGCGAGGTGTTGGTGGCCGTTTGGTGTCCTTCCGGCCCGCCGGTTGGTTCCTGGGTAGATGGCGTTGGAACCGATGCCGGGGAGGGAATCGAAGATACTCCTCCAAATGCCCTCAGCTCCAGGTACAGGTTCCTCGGCTCGCACTTCTCGATGTAAAACGGCCCGTTGCTTATGAAGGCGTGGCCCCTTTCCCCAATCCACGCCACCGCCCGCTCGTAGCCCTCCGTCGGGTCGTCCACGTCCCCTGCTATTGCACTAGGAACTTCTTTCCTCCCCTCCAGAAGCTCGAGTACCCTCTTCAGATCCATCGCGTGCTCCCTCTCCAGGAGGTTGAGGCACAGGGGCCCTCTGCTGAACGAGTAATCCCTGACTATCCCGTACTCGCCCGGCCTGGCAACAAGCTCTCCCATGGCGTGGTACAGTTCCCAGGGGAACGTGGGGTAGTGGAGGTAGTGCCTGGCCGTTACGTCATCGGCAAAGGGGTGGGCGTAGGTACCGTAGACCACGTAACCGTTGCCGGTGAACTCGAAGCTCAGGACATCTGAGAGCGATTCGGCCGTGTCTTCCAGGTTCTCGTCGTAGTAGGGGTCGTCCGGACCGTCCCTGTAGGCCCAGGTGTAGAGGAACGCCAGGTAGTACTTGAAATCCGCACCTCTAAGCTCCACACCGTCGTGCCACATCACCGGGCGGCAGGTAAAGGTCACCCTGACGACGGCCGTCTCCCCGGCGTGGGGACTCACCCAGCCCAGGGTCTGGTTGTAGACGACGGCATCTTCCGGAACCGTGAAGTTGCCCCTCTCGACCGTCCAGTTGCACCCGTAGGGTTCATAGAGTCCGCCACTTCCAACACGGCCGCCGGGGGCATGGACGAAGCCCCAGAGGCTGACCGGGACGATGGGGCTGTCAAAACCATCGACGGGATTGAAGGCGCCGCAGAGTCCGCAGGTGGGGACGAAGTACGCCACCCTGAGCACTCCGTCCGGGGTACTCGCCCCCAGCAGGCTCCAGCGGTTGAGGATTCCGGTGGTCGAATCGGGGGCTACGCCCCTAACCCGCTCCCTGTTCACGGGCGAGAGTTCCCACTCCTCGACGAGGAAAACCCTGGCGCTTTCCATTATTCCGATGCCAACCGCCAGCTTCTGCAGGTCCCAGTACTGGCCGGCGCTGGTTATCGCGTAGCTCTCGCCGTTCACCTCGGCGCTGAGGTTATAGAGAAGCCTTGTCAGCTCCTCCTCCGTCCAGTTGAGCATCTCCCCTAGCTCCGAGGCCCTGCCGTAGTACTCGGCACCGATTGCCTCCAGCCCCCTGTCAGGGTTGCCGTTGCCGACTTCCCTGAGGAAATCCAGGACCGTGACGGTGTTCCTGTGCTCCGGCCCAACTCTTCCGGGAAGGTAACTGTACCATGCCGAGTAGAACCAGGCGGCGTAGTCGTCCATCCAGAGGCCGGAGCTTTTATCGGCGAACCAGCGGCCGGTGTAAACGTTCCACTCGTAGTCGCTCGGAGGCTCGTTGAATATGACCTTGCTGGCCTTTTGCCTGTCGAGGTAAACCATCTCCACGGCGAAGCCGGCTTTTCTGAGCTGTTCGGCGATGTATACGCCCAGTTTTGCCCTCTCGTCCTCGGTGCGGACGGCGAGCTTGACGGTTACCGGCCGGCCATCGAAGTGCCAGGTGCCGTTTACCTTTTCCAGCCTGTGGCCGTACCTGGCGATCTCCCCCGCGGCTTCCTTCATCGCAGTCTCAATCACCTGGAGGGCGAGTTCCTCGTTCCCCCCGGCCGTGAAGTTCATGGCGGCGTAGACGGGCTCGATGTACCCGCTGGCCGGGTGGCTGGGCCTCACACAGCCGAACATCGGTGCAGCATTGCCTCCGTAAATCTCCCCGGCGACGTGCTCCCTGCTCACGAGGTAGTTCATCGCAAACCTGACTTCCCGGATGGCGAAGGGATTAAGGTAGGTCTCGTCCCCCCGGGTGACGATTGGGGCCTCCTTGTCGGGGTCGTGATAGGTGTTGAAGGTCAGGTCCACGTACGAGACGACGGTCTTGTAAAGCTCGAGGTTTTCGAGGAGGTCCTTACTCAGACCGAGGTAATCCCCGGCCGGAAGGGAGAAGAGTCCGACGTCGTATTCACCGCTGGCCACCTGTTGAAGGGCAGTCTCGCGGGTCTGAATCCCCTGGAATTCGATTACCTCCACGGGGACCCACTCCCCGGCCTCCGCTAACGGTGCCAGAAGAACGAGGACGAGCAGGGAAAGGACGATTGTTGACCGCATAATCTACCACCGCAACGTTACCATGTGATGTAAAGCCGACAGAACAATGTATCCTCTGGAACTATATAAATCTTACCACTTCAAGGAAAAAAGAAAAAGGGAACTCACTCAACCTTAGCACCGCAGACGGGGCAGAACTTCGCCCCTTCCGGAACTATGTGTCCGTTGGGACAGCGCTTTATCTCATGGCCGCAGTAGGGGCAGAACCTCGCCCCCGGAGGGATGGGCTTACCGCAATAAGGACATATCTCCTGTTGCTGCGCCGCAGGAGCAGCTGGCTGGGCCGGTTGCTGGTAGCCCGCCGGGGGAACGCCCCCACCGGCGTAGGGCTGAGCCGGCTGAGCTGGTTGGGCGGGCTGCTGGAGGAGCTGGGGCATTATAACCATACCTGTGCCCATCGCAGCCCCCTCGCTCTTTCCAAGCTCGGCTGCAACCTGCTTCGCCGTGTCCATCTGCATGACGGCCTGAGCGTTGCCGGTCTGCATTATCCAGAAGAGCCTCTGGCGCCACTCGTCGGTGGTGTTGACGCCCTCAATCTTGACATCGACCAGCTCGAGACCGAGCCTGCGGAAATCCTCGATGAGCTTGACCTTGACCTGCGTGCTGACCATGTCGAGGTTCTGGAAGAGGTCGACTATCGAGTAAGCGCTGAGGTGTTTCATCATGCCCTCGTTGAAGTATGCCCTGATGAACTTGGTGACGTCGCTCGTGTCGTAGAGGCTCTGGCCGCCGACAACCTCGGTGATGAAGAGAACCGGGTCCGCGACCTTGAACCAGTAAACCCCGTAGTACTTGACCGGTGCCAGCTCCC encodes the following:
- a CDS encoding AEC family transporter, producing the protein MNIAEMLALIAVGYVLKRLVKSERPFDYLRIIVNDFLLALFIFGNVASKDLNYLLGIKTVFLYVFIIVGLSLSTSYLYGRFKLKNDPWAGALMVLSVYPNTAALGFPIASLFLDDITPAILYSTTNSMIVIPIVTFIAAHYSSGGASVKDSFIKALKFPPTVANLFALALVIGGVHLPAQILEPVKTVGWLSIPLLIIYFGSRITLRSFDWRKLAEVGAFRIAIPFTFVFLTLRWARPEVFYSILVEASMPPAIAANAILAQYRLKAEEAISVTFVLTLLVIGLFMVLSALTG
- a CDS encoding M42 family metallopeptidase, with the translated sequence MERMIEILREILEIPSPTGYTKEVLAHIEKKLNEAGIKTRYTNKGALLAYNHPEPELVIAAHVDTLGAMVTGILPNGHLSFTRVGGLHLPAFEGEYCTIITRSGKKYRGTLLLKNPSVHVNKEAGKKERKEENMYIRLDELVEKKEDTEKLGIRPGDFIAFDPKFEYVNGFVKAHFLDDKASVAVMIDLMLDLGAKTLEKLPVAFFFSPYEEVGHGGSAGYPGSIKELLVVDMGVVGEGVAGKETAVSIAAKDSSGPYDYEMTTKLIELAEKHEIPHVVDVFPYYGSDGSAALRAGWDVKVALIGQGVHASHGMERTHVKGMLATKDLIRVYIEEKWRV
- a CDS encoding ABC transporter substrate-binding protein, producing MRSTIVLSLLVLVLLAPLAEAGEWVPVEVIEFQGIQTRETALQQVASGEYDVGLFSLPAGDYLGLSKDLLENLELYKTVVSYVDLTFNTYHDPDKEAPIVTRGDETYLNPFAIREVRFAMNYLVSREHVAGEIYGGNAAPMFGCVRPSHPASGYIEPVYAAMNFTAGGNEELALQVIETAMKEAAGEIARYGHRLEKVNGTWHFDGRPVTVKLAVRTEDERAKLGVYIAEQLRKAGFAVEMVYLDRQKASKVIFNEPPSDYEWNVYTGRWFADKSSGLWMDDYAAWFYSAWYSYLPGRVGPEHRNTVTVLDFLREVGNGNPDRGLEAIGAEYYGRASELGEMLNWTEEELTRLLYNLSAEVNGESYAITSAGQYWDLQKLAVGIGIMESARVFLVEEWELSPVNRERVRGVAPDSTTGILNRWSLLGASTPDGVLRVAYFVPTCGLCGAFNPVDGFDSPIVPVSLWGFVHAPGGRVGSGGLYEPYGCNWTVERGNFTVPEDAVVYNQTLGWVSPHAGETAVVRVTFTCRPVMWHDGVELRGADFKYYLAFLYTWAYRDGPDDPYYDENLEDTAESLSDVLSFEFTGNGYVVYGTYAHPFADDVTARHYLHYPTFPWELYHAMGELVARPGEYGIVRDYSFSRGPLCLNLLEREHAMDLKRVLELLEGRKEVPSAIAGDVDDPTEGYERAVAWIGERGHAFISNGPFYIEKCEPRNLYLELRAFGGVSSIPSPASVPTPSTQEPTGGPEGHQTATNTSLIHAIGLAGLLILVLMILMRWKR
- a CDS encoding SPFH domain-containing protein, which translates into the protein MVQVIEWVNPGEDEIIWRYPNEVIKWGAQLIVHEYEVAVFMRDGKIYDVLGPGRHTLTTQNLPLLYKLVGGSNSPFKATVIFVSMKQFQGRYGGETQTRELAPVKYYGVYWFKVADPVLFITEVVGGQSLYDTSDVTKFIRAYFNEGMMKHLSAYSIVDLFQNLDMVSTQVKVKLIEDFRRLGLELVDVKIEGVNTTDEWRQRLFWIMQTGNAQAVMQMDTAKQVAAELGKSEGAAMGTGMVIMPQLLQQPAQPAQPAQPYAGGGVPPAGYQQPAQPAAPAAQQQEICPYCGKPIPPGARFCPYCGHEIKRCPNGHIVPEGAKFCPVCGAKVE